AGTCCCCTTCGCCGACTTCCTGCTGCGCCCTGGGAGCACACCGCAGCGAGAACAGGCCGTCGGACAGGGCGAGTTGATCACCACGATCGAGATCCCGGCGCTTCCGCGTCCCCTCAAGTCGGGCTATCTGAAGGTGCGCGACCGGCAGTCCTACGAGTTCGCCCTGACCTCCGCGGCGGTCGCCCTGCACATCCGGGGCGGGATCATCCGGGAGGCGAAGGTCGCCGCCGGGGGAGTGGGCACCGTCCCCTGGAAGCTGCCCGCCGTCGAACGCGCCCTCATCGGCCGGCGCCCCTCGGACGCCCTGTGGACAGCGGCCGCGCAGAAGGCGACGGAGGGGGCCCGCCCCCTCAGGCACAACCGCTTCAAGGTCGCGCTGCTGAAGCGGACCGTCGAACGCCAGCTGCGCATCGTAGGAGGTACGAAGTGAGCCCCCAGCCGCAGGCAGCCGTGGGTGCGCCGCTGTCCCGGGTGGACGGCCGGCTGAAGGTCACCGGTCAGGCGCGGTACGCCGCCGAGTTCCCCCACGCTCGAACAACCTCGCGCGGGGGGACCCCCACCGTCGACGGGGCGGTGCACGCCGTCATCGTCGACGCGAGCATCGGCCGCGGGCGTATCACCGGCGTCGACACGGCCACCGCCGAAGCCGTCCCGGGCGTACTGCGGGTGATCCACCACGGCAACGCGCCGACGCTGCCGTACCGCGACAACTCCTCCGGCTCGAACAACCTGCCCGGCCGCAAGCTGCGGGTCTTCCAGGACGACCGGGTCCTCTTCCACGGCCAGCCGGTCGCCGTCGTGGTGGCCACCACGCTGGAGGCCGCGCAGCACGGCGCGAGCCTGGTGACGGTCCGCTACGACGCCGAGCAGCCGACGACGGACCTCGCCGAGGGCGAGCCGGGCGAGCCGACCGACTACGCGCGCGGCGACGTGGAAGCCGGGCTGCGCGACGCGGACGTGCGGCTGGACCTGACGTATCGCCTGGCGCGCAACCACCACAACCCGATGGAGCCGCACGCCACCATCGCCCGCTGGGACGGCGACCGGCTCACCGTGTGGGACAAGACGCAGTGGGTGCCCGGCACGCAGTTGGAGCTGTCCACGGTGTTCGGTGTGCCGCTGGACTCCGTGCGGGTCATCAACCCCTTCGTCGGGGGCGGCTTCGGCAGCGGGCTGCGCTGCTGGCCGCACACCGTGGTCGCCGCGCTGGCCGCGCGGGTCACGGGCCGTCCGGTCAAGCTGGTCCTGACCCGCAGGCAGATGTACTTCGGCACGGGCTTCAGGCCCTCCTACGACTACCGGCTGAGCCTCGGCGGCGACCGCAACGGCCGTCTGGTCGCCGCGGACCACCGGATCGACGCGGAGACCTCGTCGTACGAGACGTTCACCGAGGCCGTCATGTCGCCCGGCCAGATGCTCTACAGCACGCCCGGCGTCCGCCAGGCCTATCGCACGGTGCCGCTGGATGTGCCCAGCCCGATCTGGATGCGCGGCCCCGGCGCCGCCACGGGGGTCTACGTCGTCGAGTCGGCCATGGACGAACTCGCCCACGAGCTCGGCATCGACCCGATCGAGCTGCGCCGCCGCAACGAGCCGGCCCAGGACCCGTCGAACAACGCGCCGTTCTCCACGCGCCGGCTGCTCGAGTGCTACACGGTCGGCGCCCGGGAGTTCGGCTGGCAGCGCCGCAACCCGAAGCCGCGCTCCACACGTGACGGCGACTGGCTGATCGGCATGGGCATGGCCGCGGGCGTGTACCACACCGCGGTCGCCCCGGCCCGGTCCCGGGCCCGCCTGCACGCCGACGGCACGGCGGTGATCGAGTGCGCCACCAGCGACATGGGCCCGGGCACCTACACCTCCCAGACCCAGGTCGCCGCCGACGCGCTCGGGCTCGCCGTGCCCGCGGTCGACTTCCGGCTCGGCGACTCCCGTTACCCCGAGACCCCGCCGCACGGCGGCTCGATGACCATGGCCAGCGTCGGCTCCGCCACGCTCGACGTCTGCAACCAGCTCCGGCAGCAGGCGATCCGACTGGCCGTCGAGGACGAGGAGTCGCCGCTGTACGGGGCGTCGCCCGAGGACATCGTCGTCCGGGGCGGCCGACTGCACGTCCAGGGCGATCCGGCGCGCGGCGAGTCGTACCAGCGACTGCTGACCCGCAACGGCCGCGCCCGCCTCGAAGCGGACACCTCCTTCACCCCGCCGAGGGGCGAGCGGCTCTCCATCAGCGGCTACGGCGCGACCTTCACCGAGGTGGCCGTCGACGCGACACTCGGGATGGTGCGGGTGCGGCGGATGCTCTCGGTGTACGACGCGGGCCGCATCATCAGCCCCAAGCTGGCGGACAGCCAGGCCATCGGCGGCATGGTGGGCGGCATCGGCCAGGCCCTGCTGGAGCACACGGTCACCGACCACCGCGACGGCCGGATCGTCAACGCCGACCTCGCCGACTACCTGGTCCCGGTCAACGCCGACGTCCCCGACCTCTGGGCGATCTACCTCGACGGGGAGGACTACGACGCCGACCCGCTCGGCGTGAAGGGCCTCGCCGAGCTCGTGATCTGCGGCGTGGCGCCCGCCATAGCCAACGCGGTCTTCAACGCCACCGGCCGCCGCGTCCGCGAACTGCCCATCACGGCGGAGGCGTTGCTCTGACGCACCGAGCCGTCTGCGTGGCGGCGGCCCGCCCCACACCCTGTGCACGAAGGACCGGTTCATGCTGAACATCGCGGACACACTGCACCGTTGGTGCCGCGACGCGCGTCCCTTCGCGTTGGCCACCGTCGTCGAGGTACGCGGCAGCGCACCCCTGCCCGTCGGCACGTCGGTCGCGGTGGACGAGGACGGCAACGCGGTCGGCAGCATCTCCGGCGGCTGCGTCGAGGGCGCGGTCCACGAACTCTGCCGGCAGGTGCTCCACGACCAGGGGGCGCCTCAGCGCGCCTGGTTCGGCTACTCCGACGACGACGCCTTCGCCGTCGGCCTGACCTGCGGCGGCGAACTCGACGTCCTCGTCCAGCGCGTCGACCCCGCGACTCGCCCGCACCTCACCACGGCCCTCGCCGACGTCGTGGAGGGCCGGCCCGCTGCCGTGGCCCAGATCGTCGAGGGCCCGGAGGAACTGCTGGGCGGGACGCTGTACGTCGACGCGGCGGGAGGCACCCGTCACGGCCCGCTGACCGGAGCGCTGCGCCGGGAGATCGGCGCCCAGGCGTTTGCGCTGCTGCGGGCCGGACGCACGGCCCGGGCGGAGGTCGGCGGGGACGCCGGCACCTGCCCGGAACGGCTGTCCGTGCTGGTCCACGTCCACGCGTCCCGCCCCCGCATGCTGATCTTCGGCGCGATCGACTTCGCGTCCGCGCTCAGCCGGGCCGGCCGCTTCCTCGGCCACCACGTCACCGTCTGCGACGCCCGCCCCGTCTTCGCCACAGCCGCCCGCTTCCCGCACGCCGACGAGATCGTGGTCGACTGGCCCCACCGCTACCTGGAACGCACGTCCGTGGACGTCCGTACCGCCGTCTGCGTCCTCACCCACGACGCCAGGTTCGACATCCCCCTGCTCCGCGTGGCCCTCACCCTCCCCGTCGGCTACATCGGCGCGATGGGCTCCCGACGTACCCACGACGAACGCCTGCGCCTCCTGAGCGAGGCAGGCGCGACCGAGGACCAGCTGGCCCGGCTGCGCTCCCCGATCGGCCTCGACCTCGGTGCCCGCACCCCCGAGGAGACAGCGATCTCCATCACAGCGGAGATCATCGCCCACACCAACCAGGGAACGGGCCTGCCCTTGTCCCACCTGTCCGGCCCGATCCACCGGGACGGGGTGCCGGCGCCCTGAGACATCTGCCCCACAAGCTGCCGGCGCAGCCGTTTCACGCCCGCGGAGGGTTCCGGGACAGGCAGCCGAATAGGATGTGGACTCATGTCGAACCCTGATGAGCTGCTCGTCGCCATTTCCGCCGCGGTGGAATCCGAGCGAAGCAATCAGATGTCACTGACCGTGGTCGTCGGCGGCGCCGTCATCACCGGCCGGCTGGCTCCCGAGGCCGT
The genomic region above belongs to Streptomyces coeruleorubidus and contains:
- a CDS encoding xanthine dehydrogenase family protein molybdopterin-binding subunit; protein product: MSPQPQAAVGAPLSRVDGRLKVTGQARYAAEFPHARTTSRGGTPTVDGAVHAVIVDASIGRGRITGVDTATAEAVPGVLRVIHHGNAPTLPYRDNSSGSNNLPGRKLRVFQDDRVLFHGQPVAVVVATTLEAAQHGASLVTVRYDAEQPTTDLAEGEPGEPTDYARGDVEAGLRDADVRLDLTYRLARNHHNPMEPHATIARWDGDRLTVWDKTQWVPGTQLELSTVFGVPLDSVRVINPFVGGGFGSGLRCWPHTVVAALAARVTGRPVKLVLTRRQMYFGTGFRPSYDYRLSLGGDRNGRLVAADHRIDAETSSYETFTEAVMSPGQMLYSTPGVRQAYRTVPLDVPSPIWMRGPGAATGVYVVESAMDELAHELGIDPIELRRRNEPAQDPSNNAPFSTRRLLECYTVGAREFGWQRRNPKPRSTRDGDWLIGMGMAAGVYHTAVAPARSRARLHADGTAVIECATSDMGPGTYTSQTQVAADALGLAVPAVDFRLGDSRYPETPPHGGSMTMASVGSATLDVCNQLRQQAIRLAVEDEESPLYGASPEDIVVRGGRLHVQGDPARGESYQRLLTRNGRARLEADTSFTPPRGERLSISGYGATFTEVAVDATLGMVRVRRMLSVYDAGRIISPKLADSQAIGGMVGGIGQALLEHTVTDHRDGRIVNADLADYLVPVNADVPDLWAIYLDGEDYDADPLGVKGLAELVICGVAPAIANAVFNATGRRVRELPITAEALL
- a CDS encoding XdhC family protein; protein product: MLNIADTLHRWCRDARPFALATVVEVRGSAPLPVGTSVAVDEDGNAVGSISGGCVEGAVHELCRQVLHDQGAPQRAWFGYSDDDAFAVGLTCGGELDVLVQRVDPATRPHLTTALADVVEGRPAAVAQIVEGPEELLGGTLYVDAAGGTRHGPLTGALRREIGAQAFALLRAGRTARAEVGGDAGTCPERLSVLVHVHASRPRMLIFGAIDFASALSRAGRFLGHHVTVCDARPVFATAARFPHADEIVVDWPHRYLERTSVDVRTAVCVLTHDARFDIPLLRVALTLPVGYIGAMGSRRTHDERLRLLSEAGATEDQLARLRSPIGLDLGARTPEETAISITAEIIAHTNQGTGLPLSHLSGPIHRDGVPAP